CAAGTGGTTGATGCATATAGATAGTTTTTGACAAGTCTCCATGCAAGAATTTTGTTTTGACATCCAGTTGGTCCCGCTCCATGTTGTACTCAGTAACTAATGATAATAACACTCTGATGGAGGTGTGTCTCATTACTAGTGAGAATATTTCGTTGTAGTATACCCCTTCTTTCTGATTGAATCCTCTAGCAACAAGCCTTGCTTTAAACCTTGGTAAATCTTTATTTTGAATATCATGTTTGAGCTTGTATATCCATTTACATCCAAGCTGGTTTGTCCATTAAGTCCCAAGTTCTATTCTTAATCAAAAAGTCCATTTCTTCTTGCATTGCTTGCTGCCATTtgactttttctttaaaattcacCGCTTCTTCAAAGGTCAATGGTTCATTATCAGCATCTTCCAGTTCAGTGCATAATGCATAATGAACTATATCAGCATCTGCATACCTGAAAGGTGGCCTTCTCCATCTATCTCCTGCCATAGTATATGACTGAAGATCATCTCCTTGAGAAGTTTATGTTTGAACTGTCTCCACCTGAAGTTATCTTCTACATTTTTTTGGTTCTCAAATTCATTTGAAGTATGGCCTGGTACTTCAAACTCAATATAAGTTTTAGATGTTGCCTCTGGCTCTTGTGCAGTCTTATTCTTTTTGCTGGTTAATGCCATCTTGGTCATCAAATGTTACATCCCAACTAATGATGCATTTCTCTTGTCCTTCTTCAACACACCATAGTTTGTAGCCTCTTACACCTTTAGAGTAACCAAGAAATAGACACTTCTTAGCACGATTATCAAACTTTCCCTCTTTAGAATGTGCATATGCAACACACCCAAAAATCCTCAAGTTAGATAAGTCTAGTGGATGTCCTATCCATTTTTCCATGGGAGTTTCTTTTAGTGGAACTGCATGACTAGTCAAAACTTGAGGTACAATCCACACTAGATGAATACTTATAAATCCATGTTATCTTTCTTCCATAAATTCAATTTAGTATCGTTCTTATTGCAAATCATTTATCTCAGATATTTCGAATTTGAATGGAATCGTTAGATaatgttagatgatatataattaaatttacattCAACCATTAACTTAagtctttcaaaaaaaaatgatgatttaGGGTAATATCAAGAAGATTATGTGATTTAAGAGAGATTATATATTGTctgaatttaaattgatatacgaGGATGGGATAACCCTTGAAAATTTTGAGTTAAAAAATGTATGAACTAAATTgtaattaaagtttaaaatttatttgcTCGGTATTAGTGAAAACATTGATTAAAAAAGCAGAGAGAAGCTAAACAGACCAACTCCAAATGAGGATCATCGGGAAAACCCAAGTTTGATTGCAATTGTATAGAGAAGTTCAAAAGTCTGAGAATTAAATTtcaatcaatatatataaacaaagatACTCATTCCCAATTCATCACATCAAATCATCAAACCCAAACGCCATTACTGAAAATGGCAGAAACATCATCCAAAAACAAAGCTCCTGCAAACAAATACGAcagcgaggaagaagaagaagaagatagaacTGAGTTGGGATTGTCACTGGAAAAGCTTAATCTTGGCCCAAAAAAGAAGCTTCTGGTTATGGGACTTGGTGGATTTCTTTGTCACAGAGTCTATCGTTACGACAGCTCCAAGCTCCCAAAATATCGTCGCCCTGATTTTTCCTATGGCAGTTTCCATGGTCTGCAACtccttgacatttttttttaaccattttgtttttagttttatttccttttttcaaactttatatcttttgaaaaaaattatataaaaaggaAGTAGATGACTTAGCATAGAAATTAATAGATAAAAGTAGTGTTTACAATGGTTACTAAAGATTTTCCATACTCAACAAATCTCTTTTTCTAATTTACTTGTCCATATCTCTATGCTAGTTTACAAGAGGCCATTCTGTGAGGAGTTTATGAGGTTCTGCTTGGAGAGGTTTGAAGTTGGAATACGGTCTTCAGCAAAAGAGTTAGTCTCAAACTAAATCAAACCCATTagcaataactaattaaacaatgtaatcatttaatttatttaagtattttatgtACTATACAAATGAGTGCAGATGGTACTTAAGCAATGCTTTGGATTCTATAATGCTAGGATTGAGAGGGAAGCTTCAGTTTGCATGGGTATGTATTTATGTAGCCAAATCTTgcaataattatattttgagtCAACATTTGTTGGGCCTTACTATGCTTTGGTTTTTACTGGAACAAACAGAGTGCACCAGAACCTGTTTCTTTGACTTGGAGAACAAGAGCAAACCCATTTTTTCTAAGGAGTTGAAGAAAGTATGGGAAAGAATGGGAGCTGGGATTTtacccctaggacttaggtaaggctgttactaaaataaatgcatgcaaagaatttaaaacgacgttcagttatttgaaataaatgttaaaacaagagaagttcaaaagacatttattaaatgcaattgttaaaacaaataatagggTACCTAAAATTTTTAAAGATCAACAAAAGTATACAAAAGAAATAatctttagaaataaatttttaaccgtaaaactaaatattaagagGAAAATAAGGCCTCAAATTTCAAGGTACGGAagtgtaaaaactagtcccagtggcacgATTCGTCATCGCCGGTGCATCAGTAAGTAACCCTACCACTAGGATCAgactaggcatctatgtcttcTAGATACCCCACCTatgacacatatgcacatgaacagacaagagactgagtcctatcctattgtagttaagtatgcccacaaaactggtgaatcctgaaagaaacacaaaacatacaaaactggtgagcatctaactaatcaatgaggatattcacacagtctcaacGTTCTACGAATCAACACCGTAtaattctaaaacatacatgaaaTCCTTGGTATCATACACATAATCTtcaacaacatattatacaacTTTCATGTAAACCTTACATCATAATTCTACAACATACAGTATGCTTCAACACCAACGGATCAAAcgtcgacatatgaaaacacataccatcacatactaacgattgtgtatttaaacaattcagaactcgtgccagaacatactttgattcaggtcatactatcaatcaacatgttagcaatttaccataacatacactcatcgtgctagcatacaactaaagcctagCTCGTGGGCAGTTCTAGTGGTAAGTTTACCTCAAAAATTGGTCGCAAATTCTAATCCACACAACTAATCTTCTCACAGCCTTTGGAAGGCTTGAATCAACCCAAAAAAATGTGGCTTGGTTCCAAAGGTAGTTCCACCACTCCCAAGCAAAAGTTTCAATCTAAACAAATTCAATGATAATAGTTAGGGTCTATATTCCAACAATCTCAAATAGTTCAATAATCTTGGACCAAATATGTGTTATTTGAATCCAACGACAACCTCACTAACACACAAAGGTTCAACATCAAACCAAATAGCAAGGGAGGAGGGGGACTCTCCAAGCCTTGAAACTTACCAAAAATCTCTGCAAAAGAAACTTCAACAATTGCTGGACAGCGCACgaaatttctttcaaactctaATCCTAGCATCCAACCAAAAATCAAGTAGATGACCCTACAATTAACCGATACGTTAAACAACTTATCCAATCACAGAACCAGCAGCGATCGAAGGCAGCAGGGGCTGGGCAGTGCCTTAGATGAAGAAGGTCGTTGGCCCAATCGAAGAACGGCACGGGCAGACGGTTGGAGGAGCGAACCGGCGGCGAAGGCGCGATGGCTGGGTTGGGTTGTCGTTCGGCTTCGGCCCTTGGCGGACGGAGCGGCAGGACGCAGGTCTGACCGGCTGGAGGCTTGACTGCTGACTAGACCGTTCGGCGAAGGGCGCGCGTGAAGGAGAGGCCGGACGATTTTCAGGCAGGCGGTGGCTGAGGAGTGGcagtaaaagaaaagaaagtggaGGCTGGAAGAAGGGGGGTTTTATTCAAAACTTGCGATGGAGAGGTGAGGGTTTccctcttttttatttttaaaaataaataataataataataaaaaagagaacaagttaaattttaaataatactaataaaggaaaaggttaaattttaaataaatcttttCCCTTAATCCGCCTAAACCACCCAAAATTTTCTCccttttaaataataaaaaggaaaagcAAGTGTGTCCAACAACTAAGGATaaattccaaaaaagaaaagaaatacattttcaataaGCAAATAACGCGGGATGTTACATTGGGGCTTTCAACACAATTTTCTTCATCCAACGCACTCTTAATTGACAATGAGCCTTACAAAGCTATGTTGAATCCTGTAAGATTCCGacttcaaatatcaaattatagttcaaaactatatttgaatttcGTTCTTTGGGTCTAAAACACTTCTATACCTTCAAATTTACTATGATCTATCAAAGCAATTTGCAGTTTCGATGAGGAAGGATTATCACATTCATTTCCGTTTTTTCCTTTTACATATAGTTTGTTGATTTATGCAGCCTTGCACTGCCATATTCACAAACGAGTACAAGGCAGATGATGTAAATGACAAAGCTTTAGGAGTTGGAAGTGAACTGAGATTGTACCTTGAAAAAGTGGCCGAGGCAAAAAATGTTCCTGAATTCATCAAACACCATCCATTTGGAAAGCCCCCCATTTCTCCCCAACATCCTAATTGGGACTTTTACTCCAAAATCATTCGTAGATATGAGTAAGAATTACCATTCCAATTCGATTATTCTCATATAATGTGCTTAAATATGATCTTAATCGAACTTATGATGGGGtagttattaagaaaaaaagtaGCTTTGTGAAGCTGGGAATTTCTCTCGAGAACAACTTTTGTACACAAACTTCATCTTCTAATTTGCTTATATTCAGAAGTTTCAATGAACGTATGTTCTACATTAAAAAATATGTCATCTAAAATTATCCCTAGTTGTTGATGTTGAATTTGCTGCATGATGCTGAGGCATCAAAGTGAGAAGATGGCTCTGTTATGTTTAAATTGGTCGCCAATGGAATCATATCGGCTTGTGGGTTGTTAGATGTAATTGGATCGATTGTTCCCATCAAAATCTGCATGAAAAATGAGCAACAAATGGATGCTTTTAGACAAAAACAAATGGTTGGAAGCGATTTTGATATGGGTTAAAATCGATTTTGTCATGTTATAAAGTAATTTCAAAtgagtttacatcatttcatattaatttatttcataatgAATTTGTTGTTAATTAGTTATGCTTTTTTAATCATGTTCATTTtgttctaatttttaaattaagattttcatctttatttaagaagtatttgatttttaagTCAAATAGTGAAAACAATAATTATACTACATTTTTTAAGTTTCAAGAACTTTGCtaagcttttaaaaaattagtagtAGGAAAAAACGAACCCAAAACCAACGAAGTTTTGTATTAAATAGGGTCTTaatgtttgatttttcaattttaaatttagttttgtaccattaaAATTGGAGGTAATTTGACGAATGATCAAAATAATTCATATATCTAAAGAGTACAtgacaacaaaaatatttttaactatttcaaaatcatttcCAGCACATTGTCTAAGAATGTGTTTGagagtaaatttgaaaatagtaaTTACTTATATTGAACATGTTTTTAAATCCTATGTTCTAAAATAAAAACGAtttaaaacatttcaaaatcactttcaaacatgtcgaaaaaaaaaaaaaaaaaatacaaacactCATTCGTGAAGCAGCTATTAATGGACCAGTGATAATGCCGCCTATCACACTCATATCTTGCAAAACCAACGAAGTGGTTAAATGAAGACGTCCTCTTACTTCGCTTGCACTTTCACTTTCACTCTCTATAAACCTCCCTGTTAATGACAATATTTCAAAACTACCCtacacccaaaaaaaaaaaaaaaaaaccaaatttatcAGAAAAAATCATCATTTgtttttcaagaaaataaaagggTCGTTGCAGTAAATACTCAATAATTACCTCTAACGAGATTTCATCTTGAGATTTTGTCCCACGAAGGGTTACACTTGAAATAACGGCACCACCACTGGCACTCAAAACTATAGCTCCCTGATGACCTTCTTTACAAAATGCCACTATTTTGTCCACAATGTTCTATGTAAAATccaattttaattattcaagATAATTCGGTAAATGgtgattataattaattaattaatttttacctGGGCGCGGTAAATGGTGATTCTATGTGGTCTCAAGTTGTGGCCAGACATTGCAATTCCACCTTCAAAATAATGATTTTACGAAAATTgggatttttttatatataataaaagaattcaaataaacatatttttattaattcaaaatatattttaatgtgtaaaattaaatattaaattaactttaattaattaaataaatttcaaaaacacttcCAAACGTGGACTAgatgatttcaaaaatttattacCTAAAGAAGCAAGAATGGGATTGGTTGTTCGGGGTCGTCTTGGAGAAGCCGGCCTGCCGCGGCGGCGTCTGGCTGTTGCCGCCGGTACAACGGAAATTGGTATAGCTGGAATCGCGGACGTCAAATCTGCTGCCATGGAACTTAAAGGTCTGTCTTCCATTATTGATTCCAGTGGAGCCTTGAATTGAGGGGAAGTCTCGTTGATCTTATTTTGATCATCTTCCATTTTCAAACCTAAAATGGTAATGccagaagaaaaggaagatatTGTGTACGGAATGGAACTTGCTGTTCTTGTTTTGGTTATCTTCAATCTTGATTTTGTTCGTCAATGGGAGAAACTGAAAATTGGGAACTAtagaatatatatgtatattgcATATTAGTAATCATCAATCAAATTAAACAGGTTTTTTTTGCTTCTGTTCTGTTTTGTTTCTAGTAAATACCCGTACTACCCTTCTCTTAAGTTAACTAATTCAAGTATTTTTTGGTCAAAACCATTCATTTGATTCATATATGTgcaattaaatttcattttgtgtatgTGTTAAAGAACGTGATATTATTCTctttaaataaatagaaaaaaaatactaaatcaATTTTTAGAGGATGAACTAAAACTGAAATTGTCGATATTTATAAATAGTAATAAGAAAGACATCTAATCTACTTTACATTGTTTTTAACTTATCTCTTTGTAATTGTATAGATGTGTTTTAGACTTTCTACCtcttaataaatcataaattaagCCCTTACTATCAATCTAtcgtttattttaaaaagaaaaaaagttaaatatgaACCTTCCCCACTATGACTTTGAAACATATTCACGTGGTACATTTATTcccaaaaattattattatgatttaactaattttaataaaaaaaattaactttaaagaactaaattaaatggaatatttaaaagtatttgACAAATAAGTAATTATTGGTAAAATTAATACATGAAAATGGAACATTAAGAACTAGGGTTAGTTGCATAAATGGAATTCaaacccaaaataataaaatatgtagtacaagaataaaataattgcatatataaaacaaaaaatgataaaagaccAAAAAATCCACATCTAGCCACCATTTTATGCCTTGTTTCCcgttttctcaaattgaaagctattaccaatagttgctatcagtagtagctttcaatttgagaagtgtGATATAAATGACCATCACCGGTAGTTGCTATTAGTTGCTATCGGTGTTAGCTTTCCGATTTGAGAAGTGTtctatcagttgctatcactTATAgctgttatcaatgatagctttcaatttgagaagtgtACTATTAGTTGCTATCGCTGATTAAGGGTGTCCAAAAAACTCGATGACTCGAAAACCCAATCCAACTCATGTGGTTTGTggtgggttatcaactcatttaggttgggttgagttcaaaaaacgtttttgtcttttttttctgGGTTGGTTCAATGGTTCACCTAAAGTAACCCAAATCAACTTGAACCAACCTAAActtattatttactttaaaGTGTGTCTATGTGATATATATATTCACTTgggattcaattatatgtacatatatttatttttgatttatttaatttcattatttttaagataatttattctccaacaacttataaaaaagtttttttagcactttggaaagaaaaattgcattatataaattggaattgagttgttaat
The nucleotide sequence above comes from Benincasa hispida cultivar B227 chromosome 3, ASM972705v1, whole genome shotgun sequence. Encoded proteins:
- the LOC120073529 gene encoding AT-hook motif nuclear-localized protein 1-like, which translates into the protein MAEKPGNRAPSKNNVMTNPILLAKDRNKPTRDYAWPNLYDFSLEIMRPSLDGSIFEMKSVMLQMIQTARQFGGLKMEDDQNKINETSPQFKAPLESIMEDRPLSSMAADLTSAIPAIPISVVPAATARRRRGRPASPRRPRTTNPILASLGGIAMSGHNLRPHRITIYRAQNIVDKIVAFCKEGHQGAIVLSASGGAVISSVTLRGTKSQDEISLEGSFEILSLTGRFIESESESASEVRGRLHLTTSLVLQDMSVIGGIITGPLIAASRMSILMGTIDPITSNNPQADMIPLATNLNITEPSSHFDASASCSKFNINN